One genomic region from Candidatus Ryanbacteria bacterium CG10_big_fil_rev_8_21_14_0_10_43_42 encodes:
- a CDS encoding DNA primase produces the protein MDALPMTPVEQIKSRLSTADVVGSYIKIVRAGANLKGVCPFHAEKSPSFFVSPARDSWHCFGCGKGGDQFSFVMDMEGVDFKEALEILARKAGVELRTENPKERSERARLFSLLEEAAAWYTGNLAHYPEVVTYLRKRGVAQETIASFQIGYALPVSNGWRAFTEQAIKKGYTPDELIKAGLAIKKGEQNGSASATSLYDRFRNRIMFPIADYNSRIIGFGGRIFPMESGSVSNGEREPAKYINSPQTILYDKSRVLYAFDKAKGAMRKENNCILVEGYMDAIMAHQAGTAYTVAVSGTALTEYQLQALKRLSERISTAFDMDEAGESATRRSIDLALEMGFDVRAITIPGSKDPADLIAEDVSVWTTQVEAADTIVSFFLQKALAKHDPETIGGKQGISKSVLPLIARIPQHVEKAHWVSVVASRLGVREDAVWADLQNIKNTPQTHTSKAEEKETVVPAYRGRAQLLEERLLGMLLAYGLAVPVDVTEDLFSTESARVILRSYRQQKDSKASLESLDPELRSMANKYMLETELAVAKENAPEEVTSCMEALRREALKKHLEKIEGDIRRAEGAGNTQQVSVLIQEFTALSKQLTSL, from the coding sequence ATGGATGCTTTGCCGATGACCCCTGTTGAACAAATAAAATCCCGCCTCTCCACGGCCGACGTTGTTGGTTCGTATATTAAAATTGTGCGCGCGGGCGCTAATTTAAAGGGTGTATGCCCATTTCATGCGGAGAAGTCCCCTTCATTTTTCGTATCTCCCGCGCGCGATTCGTGGCATTGTTTTGGGTGCGGAAAGGGAGGAGATCAATTTTCTTTCGTTATGGATATGGAAGGAGTGGATTTTAAGGAAGCACTTGAAATTTTGGCGCGAAAAGCGGGCGTTGAACTTCGGACGGAAAATCCAAAAGAGCGTTCCGAGCGCGCGCGACTCTTTTCTTTACTGGAAGAGGCCGCGGCATGGTATACCGGTAATCTTGCACATTATCCGGAAGTGGTAACATATTTGCGAAAACGAGGCGTGGCACAGGAAACCATCGCGTCATTTCAGATAGGATATGCATTGCCGGTATCAAACGGATGGCGCGCGTTTACCGAGCAAGCAATAAAAAAAGGATACACACCCGATGAGCTCATAAAAGCGGGTCTTGCAATAAAAAAAGGAGAACAAAACGGTTCGGCATCCGCAACATCCCTATATGACAGATTTCGTAATCGCATAATGTTTCCGATTGCCGATTACAACAGTCGTATTATCGGTTTTGGCGGACGCATTTTCCCTATGGAAAGCGGATCCGTTTCCAATGGAGAACGTGAGCCGGCTAAATATATTAATTCACCGCAAACCATATTGTATGATAAAAGCAGGGTGCTTTATGCATTTGATAAGGCGAAGGGAGCTATGAGAAAAGAAAATAATTGTATTCTCGTAGAAGGATATATGGACGCTATTATGGCACATCAAGCGGGAACGGCGTATACAGTGGCGGTATCGGGAACGGCGCTTACCGAATATCAACTGCAGGCATTAAAGCGTTTATCAGAACGTATTTCAACGGCTTTTGACATGGACGAAGCAGGCGAGTCGGCAACACGGCGCAGTATTGACTTGGCTCTTGAAATGGGCTTTGATGTAAGAGCAATCACTATTCCCGGAAGTAAGGATCCCGCTGATCTCATTGCGGAAGATGTGTCCGTATGGACTACGCAAGTGGAAGCGGCAGATACCATTGTTTCTTTTTTTCTACAAAAAGCACTCGCAAAACATGATCCCGAGACTATTGGCGGGAAGCAGGGTATCTCCAAATCCGTACTTCCGTTAATAGCGCGGATTCCCCAGCATGTAGAAAAAGCGCATTGGGTATCGGTGGTGGCATCCCGATTGGGGGTGCGTGAAGATGCGGTATGGGCTGATTTGCAAAACATTAAAAATACACCGCAGACTCATACGTCAAAGGCGGAAGAAAAAGAAACGGTTGTTCCGGCTTATCGGGGACGTGCCCAACTTTTAGAAGAGCGTCTTTTGGGGATGCTCCTCGCATACGGACTTGCCGTTCCTGTGGATGTTACGGAAGATTTATTTTCTACAGAGTCCGCGCGCGTCATATTGCGTAGCTATCGTCAGCAAAAAGACAGTAAGGCATCTCTGGAATCTCTTGATCCCGAACTTCGTTCAATGGCAAATAAATATATGCTCGAAACAGAGCTTGCCGTAGCGAAAGAAAATGCACCGGAGGAAGTTACCTCATGTATGGAAGCGCTTCGAAGAGAGGCATTAAAAAAACATCTTGAAAAAATAGAAGGGGATATCCGCCGTGCGGAGGGCGCCGGAAATACCCAACAGGTATCCGTGCTTATACAGGAATTTACGGCATTATCAAAACAGCTTACAAGTTTATAA
- a CDS encoding RNA polymerase sigma factor RpoD, with translation MEKKASKKTAVKKTKHQVSKKTAKNTRSANKRKGRSVKKKTPVKILSKEKIKINEAKIQEILERGRTRGFITYGEILQAFPRIEQNIILLEDLYNRLEVSNVDVLEEKGFIDVGTEDVPAKKEGKEGKGSKGGKGKDDRYLKNEVEHISSDSVQMYLKEIGKISLLTAEKERDLAKRVEKGEEEAKQMLVQANLRLVVSIAKRYVGRSANLSLLDLIQEGNLGLFRAVEKFDWHKGYKFSTYATWWIRQAITRALADQARTIRIPVHMIETISKYQQIRRRLLQDLGRDPLPEEVASEMGLEVEKIHHIMEISQDTVSLEAPVGEDDADDSSTLGEFIEDERMLTPAQEVDRRILRDQLRAILDDLTPREQRILKMRFGLDDGITHTLEEVGKEFGVTRERIRQIEAKSFEKIRQHGSSRKLDGYQGN, from the coding sequence ATGGAAAAAAAGGCGTCTAAGAAAACGGCAGTCAAGAAAACAAAACATCAGGTTTCCAAAAAAACGGCAAAAAATACCCGTTCGGCTAATAAGCGAAAAGGCCGATCTGTAAAGAAGAAAACACCGGTAAAAATTCTTTCCAAAGAGAAGATAAAAATCAATGAAGCAAAGATACAAGAGATACTTGAACGCGGTCGTACGCGCGGATTTATTACCTATGGCGAAATATTGCAGGCATTCCCCCGCATCGAGCAAAATATTATTCTTCTGGAGGATTTATACAATCGTCTTGAAGTTTCCAATGTAGATGTTTTGGAAGAAAAAGGATTTATCGATGTTGGAACGGAAGATGTTCCCGCAAAAAAAGAAGGAAAGGAGGGAAAAGGATCTAAAGGAGGAAAAGGAAAAGACGACAGATATCTTAAAAATGAGGTGGAACATATTTCTTCCGATTCCGTGCAAATGTATTTAAAAGAGATCGGAAAAATATCGCTTCTTACGGCGGAAAAAGAGCGGGATTTGGCAAAGCGCGTGGAGAAGGGGGAGGAAGAAGCCAAGCAAATGCTTGTGCAGGCGAATTTACGACTTGTTGTGAGTATTGCAAAGCGATACGTGGGACGAAGTGCTAATCTTTCTTTGCTGGACCTTATTCAGGAAGGAAACCTGGGATTATTCCGTGCGGTTGAAAAATTTGACTGGCATAAAGGGTATAAGTTTTCCACCTATGCAACGTGGTGGATTCGTCAGGCGATTACGCGTGCGCTGGCAGATCAGGCGCGCACGATCCGTATTCCTGTACACATGATAGAAACCATATCAAAGTATCAGCAAATACGTCGGCGTCTTTTGCAGGATCTGGGTAGAGATCCCTTACCGGAAGAAGTTGCTTCGGAAATGGGGCTCGAGGTGGAAAAAATCCACCACATTATGGAAATTTCGCAAGATACGGTTTCTCTCGAAGCACCGGTGGGAGAGGATGATGCCGATGATTCTTCCACGTTGGGCGAATTTATTGAAGACGAACGCATGCTCACTCCCGCACAGGAAGTAGATCGCCGTATTTTACGTGATCAATTGCGTGCCATTTTGGATGATCTCACGCCGCGGGAACAAAGAATTCTAAAAATGCGATTTGGGCTTGATGATGGTATCACTCATACGCTTGAGGAGGTGGGAAAAGAGTTTGGCGTAACGCGTGAGCGCATTCGTCAGATTGAAGCAAAAAGTTTCGAGAAAATACGTCAGCACGGAAGCTCTCGCAAGCTTGATGGCTACCAAGGGAATTAG
- a CDS encoding EVE domain-containing protein → MNYWLFKSEPRSYSIDDLARDTKTFWDGVRNYQARNFMRDDMHIGDRIFFYHSNADPSGIVGLAEVTSEAYPDQTAFDKMDHHYDPKSKKDNPAWYGVDIMFCKKFSRTISLEEIKNTSAVKDMLVARRGMRLSVMPVEEKHAMRILAMAS, encoded by the coding sequence ATGAACTACTGGCTGTTTAAAAGTGAACCGCGGTCATACTCCATAGACGATCTCGCCCGGGACACAAAAACATTCTGGGACGGTGTACGTAATTATCAGGCACGTAATTTTATGCGGGACGATATGCATATTGGGGATAGAATATTCTTCTACCACTCAAATGCCGATCCGTCCGGTATTGTCGGGCTTGCGGAAGTTACGTCCGAAGCATATCCTGACCAAACGGCATTCGATAAAATGGATCATCATTATGATCCGAAATCAAAAAAAGATAATCCCGCATGGTACGGGGTAGATATAATGTTTTGTAAAAAGTTTTCACGCACTATTAGTTTGGAAGAAATTAAAAACACATCTGCTGTGAAAGATATGCTTGTGGCGCGTCGTGGTATGCGTCTTTCGGTGATGCCGGTAGAGGAAAAGCACGCAATGCGTATCCTTGCAATGGCATCTTGA
- a CDS encoding DNA-binding protein, with protein sequence MMYHMSGPDKEFYTAQNLADKLGVNIMTIYRYIKAGRLKAYKIGKEFRIEKKEFQRFLDSTKTK encoded by the coding sequence ATGATGTATCATATGTCCGGTCCGGATAAGGAGTTTTATACAGCGCAAAACCTAGCCGATAAGCTCGGGGTCAATATCATGACCATCTATCGCTATATCAAAGCTGGTCGGTTGAAAGCGTATAAAATAGGTAAGGAGTTTCGAATTGAGAAAAAAGAGTTTCAGAGATTCCTCGATAGCACCAAAACCAAATAG
- a CDS encoding TspO protein, whose amino-acid sequence MKIGNTFKLIISLIIPQLAGGLGSFFTIGSVKDWYPVLVKPALNPPAWIFGPVWTTLFFLMGYALYLVWRDESGKSKHLAYWMFGIQMVLNALWSIIFFGLHSPGGALFEIVFLWLAILTTIIAFYKISRPAAWLLVPYILWVSFAGYLNYSIYVLN is encoded by the coding sequence ATGAAAATCGGCAACACATTCAAACTCATCATTTCACTTATTATCCCGCAGTTGGCAGGAGGGCTGGGGAGCTTTTTTACCATCGGTTCGGTGAAAGATTGGTATCCGGTGCTGGTGAAGCCCGCCCTCAATCCGCCGGCATGGATATTCGGTCCGGTCTGGACGACGCTGTTTTTTTTGATGGGCTATGCGCTGTATCTTGTCTGGAGAGACGAGAGCGGAAAAAGCAAACACCTGGCCTATTGGATGTTTGGTATTCAAATGGTTTTAAACGCGCTATGGTCAATTATCTTTTTCGGCCTGCATAGCCCGGGCGGAGCACTTTTTGAGATAGTGTTCCTCTGGCTCGCCATTCTCACCACGATCATTGCATTTTATAAAATCTCTCGTCCGGCCGCCTGGCTTCTCGTGCCCTATATTCTCTGGGTCAGCTTCGCCGGGTATTTAAACTATTCAATTTATGTCCTTAATTAA
- a CDS encoding cold-shock protein, with protein MQKGIITRLTDRGFGFIAQEGQEKDLFFHSNELQNVEFNDLREGDELTFEVAEGPKGSNAVNINKA; from the coding sequence ATGCAAAAAGGAATAATTACCCGTTTAACCGATCGCGGTTTTGGGTTTATTGCTCAAGAGGGTCAAGAAAAGGATCTTTTCTTTCATTCAAATGAGCTTCAGAATGTTGAATTTAACGATTTGCGCGAAGGTGATGAACTTACCTTTGAAGTAGCGGAAGGTCCAAAAGGATCTAACGCGGTTAATATCAACAAGGCGTAG
- a CDS encoding glyoxalase family protein, with amino-acid sequence MKDNCIQYIELYAPDLTKIKQFYANIFGWKFTDYGEGYTAFTNSGVEGGFEKREAVVRGGPLIILYCAKLEQAKDAVMEGGGVICKDIFSFPGGRRFHFIDPGGNELAVWSDIQAP; translated from the coding sequence ATGAAAGATAATTGTATCCAGTATATTGAGCTTTATGCTCCGGACCTTACGAAGATAAAGCAATTTTATGCAAACATTTTTGGATGGAAGTTTACTGATTATGGTGAAGGATATACGGCGTTTACTAATAGCGGTGTCGAAGGAGGATTTGAGAAACGGGAAGCCGTGGTGCGGGGAGGGCCGCTTATAATTTTATATTGTGCAAAATTGGAACAGGCAAAAGATGCTGTTATGGAGGGTGGCGGTGTCATTTGCAAAGATATTTTTTCATTTCCCGGTGGTCGGCGATTTCATTTTATTGATCCGGGCGGTAATGAGCTTGCCGTGTGGTCAGATATACAAGCACCATAA